In a single window of the Plodia interpunctella isolate USDA-ARS_2022_Savannah chromosome 26, ilPloInte3.2, whole genome shotgun sequence genome:
- the LOC128681090 gene encoding uncharacterized protein LOC128681090 isoform X1, whose protein sequence is MRFAICGLLCLNLVFSVPQASLADEETYLGDINIDSYAARRNNPENNGDSEKPETLERIDRPYAVDQNDDTSPDDTNRRKENSYRVVMKQTYKIREPVKYNVSRVIKTKVTRSRPVVRKIYRNRYENSDGALSKIYYAGRENNANVEYLPLSADVQVDVDTNEVTSDQTLKAYPQIEVNEMARINELRSQNQQNYHPLELLKQNDRLTSRGQLQSIHSYAYVYPKTIVNYALNPNSNRNDYNKRYERVFNMEYKPEILNNYVYDIKNGLRVTGNKYPDNYKAQWYQTIGTLSDNDEIEKENQVTENQKVISAPTEHAKELSEFGKGLIQLNNFLNDNMHKSKKRGWFDGYDQSQSDLAKDSSIYTIKIGGGYTQNSEVNNNKEVDEIYSKFDFTRSTTPLANSADITSAEADSHMLRVTIDKETKPPEKSEHVWTITPYSSPIATSEHNHVSSTTIDSPKFRERISAPIVSKENDGTNVQPIKEGDELNMNDNRSVEPEEQVFTEKFTDWTRARHTLLPDDEDLVRVIQKSNEEPAFPIVSDDDETLSNPGERLDENQSGLDNPKTLRPNTGKSVDGNQNLNVLLEKLSDLRLRPDKELHKIEDNPFLSWEVAHKIDTSTNSDETLYETTENPTLANVYVTSPASGTLRENPNRDLQSVTEFSSDPVTILNETGEKPKDLRYGYSNTFDLIDDNPELHEAYEKKSDFTNNFDTINYNPENIREFYSGYGDGVTVENPKRFHTFVPDFVGNFDKYVDSRPYISQVYSPYGDLLSTEAKPKEHYSGLLNTLEKAYQSSVLTPHEGFSAYAKILGQANENPIVLPQKVYEAGGYDTGYNWEESNNPNGILKKISNVYSGYDNVLQKTDGDPNRLYPNLVNTSDKTVKHPLEKLYDVSSDTGVNVDEISSQKGILEKVSEFYSTTSEAVGTTNEKPTKLNVDIVNSLDETNKNPVLALKKIYEVNTDVIENVDETIVSPNGVFQNVTEINSAPDKTSEKIGMVTNEPGSISHTIKDPDIVQNVVVEEEILEKSTTHIIPSSTPELNENQLTLEEESVLPLTTIPNVNSLDTHLPEVIKHPKVTEELEEVKIKATLLDLQTDLTEHLRINNIPDLLVETEPLTKKQSEPENKSNDFDESAWTLFPLDDDEDTGKEVSVEEPDENKRYFPRFPRPPHVPPPRPQESPEKVVEIFPIEHYGYDVNANDGLNYPELWSAEFQTEESQGKMNPYSYINKDDVNEGLQYPELEPLRMSKITHTTVNLPTKYHYVQKKLNYHDVNDVDENKYELVHLCKLARVNLNRLRNFVSRTYGLNTKTAEESDLITIIYIMGTLNEARKSDLPVENIVDDLQANLRRLGELRKMLCKDIDDNDHNVENFDDSVENNEDITFHANILHLFDQYILGRENKKGNLNNKTPKSHSVPDHVKIVKQNHYEIKPHTLEYTKEHLYVTRPDTEETVNTNSYVSIDHNTVVTKHNTQPVKTNVENIDQNAYDIEPDYENSYENLYTFAPDNTENVKFYTPTPYYVNNKKPKAANKPRNVNNPNDKLYTIQPDHTGNLDTYTLNKNINPETPAYFKKLSLNVNDIEPEYGENTYEYTISPNHRENRNKNVDSITPSYANTLNDKLYKIHPDEPEDIDTYTIITDKYPDATIFVDTTEPEYVESADEMSYTQEPDNEHLSKHFYSNRPAYEEISSHYMYTYQPDYTDNVNQNEYPYNENYYPYGTPYAEKTDKNLYNTQPKYVANGISHTKRPDYNDKLSRELYTENPNDEGNTIHNIYPNIPDSAEIYQHFYNELPIYKPYTDQHKDDSVSVDSLEFIDENLFEIKQNLYPLNLDELERTNKISHPIDVDLEGIYKNAYTTKPDSDYEENVESIYTVDPNYVENVEQNLNPNEHIYTLLPDYTDDINPNIHSTYQYIYPVTPGYVDNINQNLYPKESDLEKYYLNPLSPVNKDPNLYTMEPASITRTNEYPYTDQPIGSETTSQNEFPVDDNKNPARQNYVESIENPEKSVFIENINQEFYPVHLVGDNQNLYTAEPDYTKTNEEFQTSKPNYIDLDNYTINPNKYTVTTDDVENNDQWNPVLSDSLKNTNDNLYTHQPDYVDNYSVNHHKFPVMHDYMEDNDKNLNPISTGFVKHPNDNLYYHQSDSDDNYSVNQHKYPVRQDHDDNNDENWDPIVTGYMENTNYNVYTRQPDFVDNYLVNQHEYPVMHGFIENNNQNWNPISPGFAKNTNDNLYYHQPDSEENYLVDQHRYPLRQDYDDNDDENWNQISVDYVENTNENMYTRQPVLVDNYPVNQHEYPVHQDYVENNDRDWNPIVAGYVENNIDNLYYHRPGYTDNYSVNQYEYPGTADINKINQYKYPVRPEYVTKTTQNLYINQPDYAENIAHNVYPSKLNNLGNENLNYLIRPKYFENNNPNVYELEPENIENQFYLHQPNYLDYVRNKVYSYNHLPEITYEYPIKSAKRNQVTNVENLSPSDVNLQSNLNPSTNNSVIDFSNESTVAPVYFLDIISTAPNAVQPVDVTSQTLNVKVNSADQPSTMKPKSYVDKVSDHINILNKPFEKPPQTLNAINSENWPVYAYPKSNENGKLSDDNYKQLLEELKQYDFIKYGQTPKNGYAYDINTLDHNKNEKPYSWNDRDWFKSYYDNALKKPGHFNVYLNDKKINFRPGTYNKSVLEKLYGQNVRINGYLHKVDLEALVNMAHYVSASYDSQLATKELSLLLEVRDKIDISIVTNVIWNEILRLRTLGVFEENIIQFVHKLVADIVPYAFRDSQKCQEILLKHLLSSIKELESNDM, encoded by the exons ATGAGATTTGCAATATGCGGACTTCTTTGTctcaatttagttttttcc gtCCCGCAAGCCTCGCTTGCAGATGAAGAAACCTATTTGGGTGATATAAACATAGATTCGTATGCGGCGCGTAGAAATAATCCCGAAAATAATGGAGATTCAGAAAAACCCGAAACACTTGAGCGTATTGATAGACCGTATGCTGTAGATCAAAATGATGATACGAGCCCTGACGATACAAACCGCAGAAAAGAAAACAGCTACAGAGTTGTTATGAAACAGACCTATAAAATCCGTGAGCCAGTAAAGTATAATGTCAGCCgtgttattaaaacaaaagtcaCAAGGTCTAGGCCCGTTGTGCGTAAGATATACCGAAACAGATATGAAAATTCAGATGGTGCtttatctaaaatttattatgctgGTAGAGAAAATAATGCAAACGTCGAATACTTGCCCCTCTCTGCTGATGTTCAAGTTGACGTTGATACTAATGAAGTTACAAGTGATCAAACGTTAAAAGCCTATCCGCAAATCGAAGTTAATGAAATGGCTCGCATTAATGAACTAAGATCTCAGAACCAACAAAATTACCATCCGTTAGaattattgaaacaaaatgaTCGATTAACAAGTCGAGGTCAATTGCAAAGTATCCATAGTTACGCATATGTATATCCAAAAACGATCGTAAATTATGCGCTTAATCCGAACTCAAATAgaaatgattataataaaagatatGAGCGTGTTTTCAATATGGAATATAAacctgaaattttaaataactatgtatatgatattaaaaatggcCTGCGTGTAACAGGCAATAAATATCCAGACAATTATAAGGCTCAATGGTATCAAACTATCGGTACACTGAGTGACaatgatgaaattgaaaaggaAAATCAAGTAACCGaaaatcaaaaagttatttcagCACCAACCGAACATGCTAAAGAATTATCAGAGTTTGGTAAAGGGTTAATTCAATTGAACAATTTCTTGAATGATAATATGCACAAATCTAAGAAAAGGGGTTGGTTTGATGGTTATGATCAAAGTCAATCTGATTTAGCAAAAGATTCCTCgatttatacaataaagatCGGTGGAGGTTATACACAAAACTCtgaggtaaataataataaagaagtagatgaaatatatagtaaatttGACTTTACTCGCAGTACGACTCCTTTAGCCAATAGCGCTGATATAACAAGTGCTGAGGCTGATTCGCACATGCTGAGAGTTACAATCGACAAAGAGACAAAACCGCCTGAGAAATCTGAACATGTATGGACTATAACCCCATATAGTTCTCCAATCGCAACCAGCGAACATAATCACGTATCAAGCACTACAATTGATTCACCTAAATTTAGAGAAAGGATAAGTGCTCCGATAGTTTCTAAAGAAAATGATGGAACAAATGTTCAACCAATTAAAGAAGGAGATGAGTTAAATATGAATGATAATCGATCGGTAGAGCCCGAGGAACAGGTTTTTACTGAAAAATTTACAGATTGGACTCGAGCTCGCCATACATTACTACCAGATGATGAAGATCTTGTAAGAGtgatacaaaaatcaaatgaaGAACCTGCATTCCCTATAGTTTCAGATGACGACGAGACCCTGTCTAACCCTGGCGAAAGATTAGACGAAAACCAATCAGGCCTAGATAATCCTAAAACACTTCGTCCTAATACAGGAAAATCTGTCGACGgaaatcaaaatttgaatgtgcTATTGGAAAAACTATCTGATCTTCGATTGCGTCCCGATAaagaattacataaaatagagGACAACCCTTTTTTGTCATGGGAAGTAGCACATAAAATTGATACTAGTACCAATTCAGatgaaactttgtatgaaacaaCTGAAAATCCAACATTAGCAAACGTATACGTAACCAGCCCAGCGTCTGGGACTTTGCGTGAAAATCCAAATCGGGATTTACAAAGTGTAACTGAATTCAGTTCCGATCCTGTTACGATTTTAAACGAAACTGGTGAAAAACCGAAAGATCTTCGTTATGGTTATAGTAATACGTTTGATTTAATTGATGACAATCCGGAGTTACATGAAGcatacgaaaaaaaatcagatttcactaataattttgacacaaTAAACTACAATCCTGAAAATATTCGAGAATTCTATTCTGGTTATGGTGATGGTGTAACTGTTGAAAATCCAAAAAGATTTCATACTTTCGTTCCGGATTTCGTCgggaattttgataaatatgttGATAGTCGGCCTTACATATCTCAAGTTTACTCTCCCTATGGTGATCTTTTAAGTACAGAAGCAAAACCTAAAGAACACTATTCtggtttattaaatacattagaAAAAGCCTATCAAAGTTCCGTTTTGACACCACACGAAGGCTTTTCTGCTTACGCAAAAATTTTGGGCCAAGCAAATGAAAACCCAATTGTATTACCACAAAAAGTATATGAAGCTGGTGGTTATGATACGGGTTACAATTGGGAAGAATCAAACAATCCGaatggaatattaaaaaaaatatctaacgTCTATTCTGGTTATGATAACGTTTTGCAAAAAACAGATGGAGACCCTAATAGACTTTATCCTAATTTAGTTAATACATCAGACAAAACAGTCAAACATCCAttagaaaaattgtatgacGTCAGTTCCGACACGGGTGTTAATGTGGATGAAATAAGCAGCCAAAAAGGAATATTGGAAAAAGTATCTGAATTCTATTCTACTACTAGTGAAGCTGTAGGTACAACGAACGAAAAACCTACAAAACTTAACGTTGATATAGTCAATTCATTGGATGAAACGAATAAAAATCCAGTTCTggcattgaaaaaaatctatgaagTTAATACAGATGTCATTGAAAATGTAGACGAAACAATTGTTAGCCCAAATGGAGTGTTCCAAAATGTAACTGAAATCAACTCTGCTCCTGACAAGACTTCAGAAAAAATTGGAATGGTGACAAATGAACCTGGTTCAATTTCACACACGATAAAAGATCCAGACATAGTTCAAAATGTGGTTGTCGAAGAAGAAATATTAGAGAAATCTACCACACATATTATTCCATCTAGCACTCcagaattaaatgaaaatcaaCTGACATTAGAAGAAGAATCTGTTTTACCCTTAACTACTATACCCAATGTAAATTCACTTGATACACATTTGCCAGAAGTTATAAAACATCCCAAAGTTACAGAAGAATTAGAggaagttaaaataaaagctacACTTTTAGATTTACAAACTGATCTCACTGAACATTTAAGGATCAATAATATACCAGATCTTTTGGTTGAAACCGAACCACTAACTAAAAAG CAATCTGAACCAGAAAATAAGTCTAATGATTTCGATGAATCAGCGTGGACACTGTTTCCTCTCGATGACGATGAAGACACCGGTAAAGAAGTTTCGGTGGAGGAACCTGATGagaat AAAAGATATTTCCCCCGCTTCCCCCGCCCCCCGCACGTGCCCCCGCCCCGCCCCCAGGAGTCGCCAGAGAAGGTGGTAGAAATATTTCCGATAGAACACTATGGATACGACGTCAACGCTAACGATGGACTCAATTATCCTGAATTGTGGAGTGCTGAG tttcAGACCGAAGAATCGCAGGGAAAGATGAATCCTTACTCTTATATCAATAAGGACGATGTAAATGAAGGACTGCAGTATCCAGAg CTAGAACCGTTAagaatgtcaaaaattacgcATACCACAGTAAATTTGCCGACGAAATATCATTATGTACAGAAAAAGCTAAATTATCATGATGTCAACGATgtcgatgaaaataaatacgagCTCGTGCATTTGTGTAAACTGGCCAGAGTGAATTTAAACAGACTTAGAAACTTCGTGTCCAGAACTTACGGTTTGAACACTAAAACCGCTGAAGAAAGCGATttgattacaataatttatattatgggAACTTTGAACGAAGCGAGGAAATCAGATTTGCCTGTTGAAAATATCGTAGACGATTTACAAGCTAATCTCAGGAGATTAGGTGAATTGAGAAAAATGTTGTGTAAAGATATCGATGATAATGACCACAATGTGGAAAATTTTGATGACAGTGTTGAGAATAATGAAGATATAACGTTTCATGCAAATATATTACACCTTTTCGATCAATATATACTAGggagagaaaataaaaaaggtaatttaaataataaaactccgAAATCACATTCTGTGCCAGATCATGTGAAAATTGTGAAGCAAAATCATTACGAAATTAAACCACACACCTTAGAATATACAAAGGAACATTTGTATGTAACTAGACCAGACACAGAAGAGACAGTAAATACAAATTCTTATGTATCTATAGACCATAATACAGTTGTAACTAAGCATAATACGCAACCTGTTAAAacaaatgttgaaaatatagaCCAAAATGCGTATGATATTGAACCAGATTATGAAAATTCGTATGAAAATTTGTACACATTCGCACCAGATAATactgaaaatgtaaaattttacacaccGACACCATAttacgtaaataataaaaaaccaaaaGCAGCAAATAAACCACGTAATGTGAATAATCCCAATGATAAATTGTATACAATCCAACCAGATCATACAGGAAATTTAGACacatatacattaaataaaaatatcaatccAGAGACACcagcttattttaaaaagttaagctTAAATGTAAATGATATTGAACCTGAATATGGGGAAAATACATATGAATATACAATATCACCTAATCACcgagaaaatagaaataaaaacgtaGATTCGATAACACCGAGTTATGctaatactttaaatgataaattatataaaattcatcCAGATGAGCCTGAAGATATTGATAcatatacaattattacaGATAAATATCCAGATGCGACTATTTTTGTTGATACTACTGAACCAGAATATGTTGAAAGTGCAGATGAAATGAGCTACACACAGGAACCAGACAATGAACATCtttctaaacatttttattcaaatagacCAGCATATGAAGAAATTTCAAGTCATTATATGTACACATACCAACCTGATTATACAGACAATGTAAATCAAAATGAATATCCATACAACGAAAATTATTATCCATATGGAACGCCTTATGCTgaaaagacagacaaaaatttgtaCAACACTCAACCAAAATATGTTGCAAACGGAATTTCGCATACAAAGAGGCCAGACTATAATGACAAATTGTCTCGAGAATTGTACACGGAAAATCCGAATGACGAAGGAAACAcaattcataatatatatccaAATATACCAGATTCAGCTGAAATATATCAACATTTCTATAATGAATTGCCTATATATAAACCGTATACCGATCAACATAAAGATGACAGCGTATCCGTTGATTCTTTGGAGTTTATAGAcgaaaatttgtttgaaattaagCAAAATCTGTATCCACTTAACCTAGATGAATTAGAGaggacaaataaaatatcacatcCAATAGATGTCGATTTAGAAGGCATATATAAAAACGCATATACAACCAAACCCGATTCAGATTATGAGGAAAATGTTGAAAGTATTTATACTGTCGATCCGAATTATGTGGAAAACGTAGAACAAAACTTAAATCCTAATgaacatatatatacacttCTACCAGACTATACGGATGATATTAATCCAAATATTCATTCAacttatcaatatatttatcccGTTACACCTGGTTATGTAGATAATATAAACCAGAATTTATACCCCAAGGAATCAGatctagaaaaatattatttaaatccatTGAGCCCTGTTAACAAAGATCCAAATTTGTACACAATGGAACCGGCATCCATCACGAGAACAAATGAATATCCATATACCGACCAGCCAATCGGTAGCGAAACCACAAGTCAAAATGAATTTCCAgttgatgacaataaaaatccTGCTAGACAAAATTATGTAGAGTCAATCGAAAATCCCGAGAAATCtgtttttatagaaaatattaatcaagAATTTTATCCAGTCCATCTGGTTGGAGataatcaaaatttgtatACAGCTGAGCCAGATTATACCAAAACCAATGAAGAATTTCAAACAAGTAAACCAAATTATATAGATTTggataattatacaattaatcCGAATAAATATACTGTTACAACAGATgatgttgaaaataatgacCAATGGAATCCAGTTTTATCAGATtctttgaaaaatacaaacgataatttatatacacacCAACCTGATTACGTGGATAATTATTCAGTCAACCATCATAAATTCCCTGTTATGCATGATTATATGGAagataatgacaaaaatttgAATCCAATATCAACAGGTTTTGTGAAACATCCCAATGACAATTTGTATTATCATCAATCTGACAGTGACGATAATTATTCAGTCAATCAGCATAAATATCCTGTTAGGCAAGATCATGATGATAACAATGATGAAAATTGGGACCCAATTGTAACCGGTTATATGGAAAATACAAACTATAATGTCTACACACGCCAACCTGACTTCGTCGATAATTATCTTGTCAATCAGCACGAATACCCTGTTATGCAtggttttattgaaaataataaccaaAATTGGAATCCAATATCACCAGGCTTTGCGAAAAATACCAATGACAACTTGTATTATCATCAACCTGACAgtgaagaaaattatttagtcGATCAGCATAGATATCCTCTTAGGCAAGATTATGATGATAACGATGATGAAAATTGGAATCAGATTTCAGTCGATTATGTGGAAAATAccaatgaaaatatgtatacacGCCAACCTGTCTTAGTAGATAATTATCCTGTCAATCAGCATGAATATCCTGTACATCAAGACtatgttgaaaataatgatCGAGATTGGAATCCAATTGTAGCCGGTTATGTGGAAAATAACATCgataatttgtattatcatCGACCCGGCTATACAGATAATTATTCGGTCAACCAATACGAATATCCTGGTACAgcagacataaataaaattaatcaatacaAATATCCAGTCCGTCCAGAATATGTAACGAAAACTAcacaaaatttgtatataaaccAACCAGATTATGCTGAAAACATAGCTCACAATGTCTATCCATCAAAACTAAACAACTTAGGCAatgaaaatctaaattatcTAATCAGGCCgaagtattttgaaaataataacccTAATGTGTACGAACTCGAACcggaaaatattgaaaatcaattttatttacaccaaCCTAACTATTTAGATTATGTACGTAACAAGGTTTATTCTTACAATCACTTACCGGAAATTACATATGAATATCCAATAAAATCAGCTAAAAGAAATCAAGTTACAAATGTAGAAAATCTGAGTCCCAGTGATGTTAATCtacaatctaatttaaatCCATCTACAAATAATAGTGTAATCGATTTTAGTAATGAATCAACTGTTGCACCTGTTTATTTTCTGGATATAATTTCTACAGCTCCTAATGCAGTTCAACCCGTTGACGTAACTTCACAAACTTTAAATGTTAAAGTCAACTCGGCAGATCAACCATCGACAATGAAACCAAAATCTTATGTAGACAAAGTGTCTgaccatattaatattttaaataaacccTTTGAAAAACCACCCCAAACtttaaatgcaataaattcGGAAAACTGGCCAGTGTACGCATATCCAAAATCGAATGAAAATGGAAAACTCTCAgatgataattataaacaattattagaAGAGCTGAAAcagtatgattttattaaatacggACAGACTCCTAAAAATGGATACGCATACGACATCAACACTTTggatcataataaaaatgagaaaCCGTACAGTTGGAATGACAGGGATTGGTTCAAATCTTATTACGACAACGCACTAAAAAAACCTGGACATTTCAATGTCTATttgaatgataaaaaaattaactttaggCCAGGAACATATAACAAATCCGTTTtagaaaaattgtatggaCAAAATGTAAGAATTAACGGTTACCTCCATAAGGTTGATTTAGAAGCATTAGTGAATATGGCGCATTATGTGTCGGCAAGCTACGATAGCCAACTAGCCACAAAAGAATTGAGTTTGTTGCTAGAAGTGCgcgataaaattgatatttcaaTCGTAACTAATGTAATTTGGAACGAAATACTTAGATTGAGAACTTTAGGAGTATTTGAAGAGAATATAATACAATTCGTTCATAAATTAGTGGCCGATATAGTGCCCTACGCTTTTAGGGACTCCCAAAAATGTCAAGAAATACTTTTGAAACATTTGTTGTCTTCCATTAAGGAACTGGAAAGTAATGACATGTGA